One Obesumbacterium proteus DNA window includes the following coding sequences:
- a CDS encoding phage tail protein — protein sequence MGFALPNGSHVYLAKTYAEAETVTAATNAAETVFTTAEATKAKAGDIIHIRSAWPGLDEVIARVKEASESSVTLEDINTLNTGDFAAGGGAGSFRVIKSWEEMSQITEVASSGGEQQSIQLQFLSDTTQRNVNTFKTARVQTYTIAHDSSLPFYDLLRQADSSQDTLAAYMFVPKAKENRYWSAKASFNDIPNTAVNTVETVTATLNLQSGLTAYKQASATAPASAAAPKK from the coding sequence ATGGGCTTTGCATTGCCTAACGGCTCGCATGTTTATCTTGCTAAAACATATGCGGAAGCCGAAACCGTCACCGCAGCAACCAACGCGGCCGAAACTGTTTTCACTACTGCCGAAGCAACCAAGGCAAAAGCCGGCGATATTATTCACATCCGCTCGGCGTGGCCTGGTCTTGATGAGGTTATCGCGCGAGTTAAAGAAGCCTCTGAATCCTCTGTAACGCTCGAAGATATTAATACGTTGAACACCGGCGATTTTGCCGCTGGTGGCGGCGCAGGTAGCTTCCGAGTCATTAAGTCATGGGAGGAAATGTCTCAAATTACTGAAGTGGCTAGCTCAGGTGGTGAACAGCAGAGCATACAGCTTCAGTTCTTATCCGATACAACGCAGCGCAACGTAAACACGTTCAAAACTGCCCGCGTCCAAACATACACAATTGCCCATGATTCAAGCCTTCCGTTTTATGACCTATTGCGACAAGCGGATAGCTCGCAAGACACCTTAGCCGCTTACATGTTTGTACCGAAGGCAAAAGAGAATCGCTACTGGTCTGCTAAGGCATCCTTTAACGATATTCCTAATACTGCGGTGAACACGGTTGAAACGGTCACGGCAACGCTAAACCTTCAAT
- a CDS encoding phage tail terminator-like protein, which yields MSTTLITQLLESKLAGVAATLGLEIAMENISFKPKDSKAIYLRSHILPAKTLGIDIAGALQVFRGVFQVDVVAPAGSGKTKAGEVADSILKAFPAGLELTSGEFTAYIESVPYRMRPLPSDTRYLIPVNIDYRADTVTG from the coding sequence ATGTCAACGACACTAATCACGCAGCTTTTAGAATCAAAGTTGGCCGGCGTGGCCGCGACGCTAGGCTTAGAAATCGCGATGGAAAATATCAGTTTCAAGCCTAAAGACAGCAAAGCAATTTATCTGCGCTCGCATATCTTGCCTGCTAAAACGCTTGGCATTGATATTGCCGGCGCGCTGCAAGTCTTCCGCGGCGTGTTTCAAGTGGATGTGGTAGCGCCTGCGGGCTCAGGCAAGACGAAAGCGGGAGAGGTGGCAGATAGTATCCTGAAAGCCTTTCCGGCCGGCTTGGAGCTAACCAGCGGCGAATTTACCGCATACATTGAATCGGTACCGTATCGAATGCGGCCGCTTCCTAGTGATACCCGTTATTTAATCCCCGTTAATATCGATTATCGGGCCGACACCGTTACAGGATGA
- a CDS encoding DnaT-like ssDNA-binding protein gives MLVTDPTSPDFNSYASADDLSKYAEGRDLELPEKTEPLLIKAMDYLTGLNWQGQRTKDDQPLAWPRSNVVFDGRLYPKDKIPRELVTAQCMLAIEAKEGDLLASNREAAIKRERIEGAIDTTYAIADGESFKPSYPAVDSMLREFTTSTFEANAIARRA, from the coding sequence ATGCTAGTCACCGATCCAACATCACCGGATTTTAATAGCTATGCATCAGCGGATGATTTGTCCAAGTACGCCGAAGGGCGCGATCTAGAGCTGCCGGAAAAAACAGAGCCGCTACTCATTAAGGCGATGGATTATCTAACCGGCTTAAACTGGCAGGGGCAGCGCACCAAAGACGATCAGCCGTTGGCGTGGCCGCGTTCTAACGTTGTCTTTGATGGTCGTTTATATCCTAAAGACAAGATCCCGCGCGAATTGGTCACCGCACAATGCATGCTCGCAATCGAAGCCAAAGAAGGTGATTTACTGGCTTCTAACCGTGAAGCCGCTATCAAGCGCGAACGCATTGAAGGCGCTATCGATACCACTTACGCGATCGCGGATGGCGAATCTTTCAAGCCGTCTTATCCGGCCGTTGATTCGATGCTGCGCGAATTCACCACTAGCACTTTTGAGGCTAACGCCATCGCGAGGCGCGCGTAA
- a CDS encoding Ig-like domain-containing protein, with protein MEEIRQRQQSNRRRDDQAEGGQRGGVTLSADKTSVTADGTDSATISLTFTKNGQPVSGAAVTWKTTAGTLSTESGKTGAAGGATTKLSSNAAGAAVVTATVNGVEATTESITFNAANVAVTGVTIDPATADVAIGAKVKLAATVAPTNATNKAVKFTTSDAAIATVDEATGEVTGVAAGAADITVTTMDGNKTAVSKVTVPTA; from the coding sequence CTGGAAGAAATACGCCAAAGACAACAAAGTAACCGCAGGCGTGATGATCAAGCTGAAGGCGGCCAGCGCGGGGGAGTAACACTATCGGCGGATAAAACATCCGTCACCGCCGATGGAACTGATAGCGCTACAATTTCCCTAACGTTTACCAAAAACGGCCAGCCAGTAAGCGGGGCGGCCGTTACTTGGAAGACGACTGCGGGAACTTTGAGCACTGAATCAGGTAAGACGGGCGCAGCAGGTGGCGCTACGACTAAATTGTCGTCTAATGCCGCCGGCGCCGCAGTAGTAACGGCAACCGTTAACGGCGTTGAAGCCACGACGGAAAGCATCACCTTTAATGCGGCTAACGTTGCAGTAACTGGTGTAACGATTGATCCGGCTACTGCTGATGTGGCGATCGGTGCGAAAGTGAAATTAGCAGCAACAGTGGCGCCTACAAACGCAACCAATAAGGCCGTTAAATTCACCACGTCTGATGCGGCTATCGCTACCGTAGATGAAGCAACCGGCGAGGTTACCGGCGTTGCAGCTGGCGCGGCCGATATTACTGTTACAACTATGGATGGCAATAAAACCGCCGTCAGTAAAGTAACGGTACCGACAGCATAA
- a CDS encoding major capsid protein, protein MTTTVNSDLIIYNDLAQTSYLERRQDNLDVFNASSNGAIVLDNEMIEGDFKKRAFYVLGGTIEHRDVNSVDKVTNKKIGAGEAVGVKAPWKYGPYATTEEAFKRRGRALDEFSSVVGTDVADATLEGFVKYAISAAVAAIGANTDMVVTADIATDGKKTLTKGMRKYGDKFGRISLFVMHSASYFDIVDEAITNKLYEEAGVVVYGGPPGTLGKPVLVTDTAPVDVILGLLPNAIAITESQAPGFRSFDINDEENLSVGYRAEGTVNIDMLGYSWNETTGGANPDLTKIGTADNWKKYAKDNKVTAGVMIKLKAASAGE, encoded by the coding sequence ATGACCACTACAGTAAACAGTGATCTGATTATTTATAACGATTTGGCGCAGACTTCCTATTTAGAGCGTCGCCAAGATAACTTGGATGTTTTCAATGCGTCTTCTAATGGCGCCATCGTTTTAGATAACGAAATGATTGAGGGCGATTTCAAAAAGCGCGCTTTCTACGTTCTCGGCGGCACTATCGAACATCGTGATGTTAATTCCGTTGATAAAGTAACCAACAAGAAGATCGGAGCGGGCGAAGCCGTAGGCGTGAAGGCACCATGGAAATATGGCCCTTACGCGACGACTGAAGAAGCATTCAAGCGCCGCGGGCGTGCGCTAGATGAATTCTCTTCCGTAGTTGGCACCGATGTTGCCGATGCGACGCTGGAAGGCTTTGTGAAATATGCCATTAGCGCCGCCGTTGCAGCCATTGGCGCTAATACCGATATGGTTGTTACTGCCGACATCGCAACCGATGGTAAAAAAACGCTGACCAAAGGCATGCGTAAGTACGGCGATAAATTCGGCCGTATTAGTCTTTTTGTTATGCATTCCGCTTCCTACTTTGACATTGTTGATGAGGCGATCACTAACAAGCTTTATGAAGAAGCCGGCGTGGTAGTTTATGGCGGCCCGCCTGGTACGCTGGGTAAACCGGTTCTAGTGACCGATACCGCGCCAGTCGATGTCATCTTGGGCTTGTTGCCTAACGCTATCGCGATTACCGAGTCGCAAGCACCGGGTTTCCGCTCTTTCGACATCAACGATGAAGAGAACCTGAGCGTTGGTTACCGCGCGGAAGGCACCGTGAACATTGATATGCTTGGTTATAGCTGGAATGAAACTACCGGCGGCGCTAACCCTGATTTAACCAAGATCGGCACCGCGGATAACTGGAAGAAATACGCCAAAGACAACAAAGTAACCGCAGGCGTGATGATCAAGCTGAAGGCGGCCAGCGCGGGGGAGTAA
- a CDS encoding DUF4055 domain-containing protein, with translation MSNNNDVTFTRPEYQAASEQWKKNRDVCSGPIAVKAAGNVYLPMLSPNDKTALNQQRNADYLKRAVFYGIVGHTRIGLQGLAFRKPPALEIPDKMDKLKTNADGSNTSIIQQSQFALESVLEVGRHGLYVDYAASGEQSIIVAYRAEDVPNWRVENIGGMNKYTLIVLRECIEKPDGFGFKDEIQYRVLYLKDSRFFVDIWTKSSEAAGAYSISSKIEPKPKGKTHWDEIPFTFIGAQNNDAVIDDAPLSSLVEINLGHYRNSADYEDSVFFCGQAQPWVSGADTDWREYIKKNGIAFGSRNPIMLPKEGSCGIMQGQPNMIVREAMNDKVDYMIKLGARLLEQNATAKTATQSSGEQAAATSILGLCCANVSAAYTQALKWCARYMGQSEENIKYELNQDFIAKLVDPQTITALVSAWMNKALPIADLIRQLQKMDVIDPGKDFNAIMDELNSEGPNFMAGGSNGAQ, from the coding sequence ATGAGCAACAACAACGATGTAACCTTTACGCGGCCCGAATATCAAGCCGCATCAGAGCAATGGAAGAAAAACCGCGATGTATGCAGCGGGCCGATCGCTGTTAAAGCTGCCGGTAATGTTTATCTACCGATGTTGAGCCCGAACGATAAAACAGCGTTAAATCAACAGCGAAACGCGGACTATTTAAAGCGCGCCGTGTTTTACGGCATCGTGGGGCATACTCGGATCGGGCTTCAGGGTTTGGCATTCCGCAAGCCGCCGGCGTTAGAAATTCCCGACAAAATGGATAAGCTGAAAACTAACGCTGATGGATCTAACACTAGCATTATTCAGCAATCCCAATTCGCGCTCGAATCCGTTTTGGAAGTCGGCCGCCATGGTCTCTACGTCGATTATGCAGCCTCGGGAGAGCAGAGCATTATCGTAGCTTATCGGGCCGAGGATGTGCCGAACTGGCGCGTTGAAAATATTGGCGGCATGAATAAATATACGTTAATTGTTCTGCGCGAATGTATCGAAAAACCGGATGGATTCGGCTTCAAAGACGAAATTCAATATCGCGTTTTGTACCTTAAAGACTCCCGTTTTTTTGTCGATATTTGGACAAAAAGCAGTGAAGCTGCCGGCGCGTATTCTATTAGTTCAAAAATTGAACCTAAGCCGAAAGGAAAAACGCATTGGGACGAGATCCCGTTTACTTTTATTGGCGCTCAGAATAACGACGCCGTGATCGACGACGCGCCTTTATCGTCGTTGGTCGAAATCAACCTGGGCCATTACCGCAACTCAGCCGATTATGAAGATAGCGTTTTCTTTTGTGGGCAGGCCCAGCCTTGGGTAAGTGGCGCGGATACAGATTGGCGCGAATACATTAAGAAAAACGGCATCGCCTTTGGTTCACGTAATCCAATTATGCTACCCAAGGAAGGCTCTTGCGGCATCATGCAGGGCCAGCCGAATATGATTGTTCGCGAAGCCATGAACGATAAAGTTGATTACATGATTAAGCTTGGAGCCCGTTTGCTTGAGCAGAACGCCACGGCGAAGACTGCGACGCAATCTAGCGGCGAGCAAGCCGCGGCTACGTCAATTCTTGGCCTTTGCTGCGCTAACGTATCAGCGGCTTACACGCAGGCGCTTAAATGGTGCGCGCGTTACATGGGCCAGTCTGAAGAGAATATCAAGTATGAGCTGAATCAAGACTTCATCGCCAAGTTAGTAGATCCGCAGACCATCACGGCACTGGTTTCTGCCTGGATGAATAAAGCGCTTCCTATCGCTGATCTTATTCGACAACTGCAAAAGATGGACGTTATCGATCCTGGTAAGGATTTCAATGCAATCATGGACGAGTTAAACAGCGAAGGCCCGAACTTCATGGCCGGCGGTAGCAACGGCGCACAATAG
- a CDS encoding terminase large subunit domain-containing protein: MNQSPTSRSSNLAPVLTPKQANIYAWGWQPKARFRDAVCGRRFGKTFLGKAEMRRAARLAVKWGVSVEDEIWYCAPTFKQAKRVFWRRLKQSIPPHWRAGKPNETECVITLKSGHIMRCVGLNNYDDLRGSGLFFALVDEWADCPYEAWEEVLRPMLSSCRYYVNGEERRGGHALRIGTPKGFNHCYDTWQDGKDGGEPDHKSWLYTSLDGGNVPPEEIEAARRKMDPRTFRQEYEASFENYKGVVYYCFNRALNHTDDTIKPDDELHIGMDFNVEHMAAVVYVRKGKNAISALAEHMEIFDTPAMIIELKKHYPNHKIYVYPDASGQNRKSNNASQSDLSLLEDAGFIVRVNDSNPAVKDRINAVNSMLCNTYDERRMKVNTKKCPIYTKCLERQIYNDAGEPDKKGGFDHAVDAGGYTIIKLFPLGPKNIYENDFMGSAY, encoded by the coding sequence ATGAACCAATCCCCGACGAGCCGATCCTCTAACTTAGCGCCTGTTTTAACGCCAAAGCAGGCCAATATTTATGCCTGGGGATGGCAGCCTAAAGCCCGTTTCCGCGATGCTGTTTGCGGCCGCCGCTTCGGGAAAACATTCTTAGGCAAAGCTGAAATGCGCAGAGCGGCGCGGCTGGCCGTGAAATGGGGCGTTAGTGTTGAGGATGAAATCTGGTACTGCGCGCCCACGTTTAAACAGGCTAAGCGCGTTTTCTGGCGCCGTTTAAAGCAATCAATCCCGCCGCACTGGCGCGCTGGCAAGCCGAACGAAACCGAATGCGTTATTACGCTGAAAAGCGGACATATAATGCGATGTGTTGGCCTGAACAACTACGACGACTTGCGCGGATCCGGTCTTTTCTTTGCGCTGGTCGATGAGTGGGCCGATTGTCCGTATGAAGCGTGGGAAGAAGTATTGCGCCCCATGCTTTCATCCTGTCGCTATTACGTGAACGGTGAAGAACGTCGCGGCGGCCATGCGCTACGCATCGGAACGCCGAAAGGGTTTAACCATTGTTACGATACTTGGCAAGACGGCAAAGACGGTGGTGAGCCCGATCATAAAAGCTGGCTTTATACGTCATTGGATGGCGGAAACGTACCGCCGGAAGAAATCGAAGCGGCCCGTCGCAAGATGGATCCGCGAACATTCCGGCAAGAATACGAAGCCAGTTTCGAGAACTACAAAGGCGTTGTTTATTATTGCTTCAATCGCGCGCTGAATCATACAGACGACACGATAAAGCCTGATGATGAGCTGCATATCGGGATGGACTTCAACGTCGAACATATGGCCGCCGTTGTGTACGTTCGGAAAGGCAAGAACGCGATCAGCGCCTTGGCCGAGCATATGGAGATATTCGACACGCCGGCGATGATCATAGAGCTGAAGAAGCATTATCCGAATCATAAGATTTATGTATATCCCGATGCTTCAGGTCAAAACCGAAAATCAAACAACGCCAGCCAGTCAGACTTGTCTTTGCTTGAAGACGCCGGCTTTATTGTGCGCGTTAACGATTCAAACCCTGCCGTAAAAGACCGCATCAACGCGGTTAACTCGATGTTATGTAATACCTACGATGAACGGCGCATGAAAGTTAATACCAAAAAATGCCCAATCTATACCAAGTGTTTAGAGCGCCAAATCTATAACGACGCAGGCGAGCCGGATAAAAAAGGCGGCTTCGATCATGCGGTCGATGCTGGTGGCTATACGATCATTAAACTCTTCCCACTTGGGCCTAAGAATATTTACGAAAATGATTTCATGGGGTCTGCGTACTGA
- a CDS encoding terminase small subunit, producing the protein MAKQDWAARQKEYLAAFISTGVSPKEWCEAKEINYTSARRYIKKPTKTSAKTAQNKTAQSAQTRMRKAQASKSAAILINDEDLNDQQKQFVIEYLKDKHATQAALRAGYSPKSASTLGYQLLQKPHVRAAIDKQLRAAAELSLVSAADVIAQMWQLATLDANEISELRRGCCRHCWGIGHAYEWTADEYRLACEKAERAEKDAPDCAGGLDYLKTREPNPDCPECGGEGISRVHIHDTRELSPLARLAYAGVKQTKNGIEVLTISKEKMLENIARALGALESPEDKAIKRARLERENLETQKIRNELSRPDDRSGFEEDYQLQTVSPDEPIPDEPIL; encoded by the coding sequence ATGGCTAAACAAGATTGGGCAGCCAGGCAAAAGGAATATTTAGCCGCATTCATCAGCACTGGCGTATCACCGAAAGAATGGTGTGAAGCAAAAGAAATTAATTACACATCAGCCCGCCGGTATATCAAGAAGCCCACAAAGACTTCCGCAAAAACTGCGCAGAATAAAACTGCGCAATCTGCGCAAACACGAATGCGCAAAGCGCAGGCATCGAAAAGCGCAGCCATATTAATCAATGATGAAGACCTAAACGATCAGCAAAAACAATTTGTCATTGAATATCTAAAGGATAAACACGCCACGCAAGCCGCTTTACGCGCGGGCTATAGTCCTAAAAGCGCCTCTACACTCGGTTATCAGTTGCTACAAAAACCGCATGTTAGAGCCGCAATTGATAAGCAGCTGCGCGCCGCGGCCGAGTTATCGCTGGTTTCCGCGGCCGATGTTATCGCGCAGATGTGGCAATTAGCAACGCTCGATGCCAATGAAATTTCAGAGTTGCGCCGCGGGTGTTGCCGCCATTGCTGGGGCATTGGTCACGCTTACGAATGGACGGCCGACGAATACCGGTTGGCATGCGAGAAGGCGGAGCGTGCCGAGAAAGACGCGCCCGACTGCGCTGGCGGCCTTGATTACTTAAAGACGCGTGAACCTAATCCCGATTGCCCCGAATGCGGTGGTGAAGGTATTAGCCGCGTACACATACACGACACGCGCGAATTATCCCCGCTAGCCCGTTTGGCTTATGCCGGCGTGAAGCAAACCAAGAACGGGATCGAAGTCTTAACAATCAGCAAAGAAAAGATGCTGGAGAATATCGCCCGCGCATTAGGGGCGCTTGAATCACCGGAAGATAAGGCCATTAAACGCGCCCGCCTTGAGCGTGAAAATCTGGAAACTCAGAAGATACGCAACGAGCTTAGCCGGCCGGATGATCGATCAGGCTTCGAGGAAGATTACCAACTGCAAACGGTGAGCCCTGATGAACCAATCCCCGACGAGCCGATCCTCTAA
- a CDS encoding KilA-N domain-containing protein, translating to MQYPTNIVIENMPVRNTEFGTYNLNDLHKAAVAAKKAKLWQKPSKFLKADGIKGYVDEVTKELKSTLEQNQILRTIHGGSERGTWAHELIALRYAAWLSPAFELKVYQTFRSVILGQVSKFAQANLLELKYQSKKRRVSTAARIMNKWGVGGEKNQLESQRKLLAEEIQVTIPGLPEGKP from the coding sequence ATGCAATATCCAACGAATATTGTTATCGAAAATATGCCAGTTCGAAATACAGAATTTGGTACTTACAATCTTAATGATTTACACAAGGCGGCAGTGGCGGCTAAGAAGGCCAAGCTTTGGCAAAAGCCAAGTAAGTTCCTTAAAGCAGATGGTATCAAGGGTTATGTCGATGAAGTGACCAAGGAGCTAAAAAGCACCTTGGAACAAAATCAAATACTTAGAACCATTCATGGAGGCTCCGAGCGAGGTACGTGGGCGCATGAGCTTATTGCTCTCAGATACGCAGCTTGGTTATCTCCAGCATTTGAATTGAAGGTATATCAAACATTCAGAAGCGTGATATTAGGGCAGGTTAGTAAGTTTGCTCAGGCAAACCTGCTAGAGCTTAAATATCAGTCTAAAAAGCGTCGCGTGAGTACTGCCGCCAGAATAATGAACAAATGGGGTGTTGGTGGTGAGAAAAACCAATTGGAGTCTCAGCGTAAATTACTAGCTGAAGAGATTCAGGTTACGATCCCCGGTCTGCCGGAGGGAAAACCATGA